From one Microbacterium aurum genomic stretch:
- a CDS encoding TetR/AcrR family transcriptional regulator produces MPRASAADAAQTAQRILDSAKELFSVRGFSDVSVDDVARDAGVTRGAVYHHYRNKVALFDEVVAQLQADVARAVVAAAQRADAHPHEQLRAGSHAFLDAITDGAAMRILLVDAPAVTGWQEWRRLDAENSATHLREALRAAGIPEETLDASTAQLSGAMNEAALWTAQHDDTDLARQQSHEVLDRLLTAYVS; encoded by the coding sequence ATGCCCCGCGCCTCCGCAGCCGACGCCGCCCAGACGGCCCAACGCATCCTCGATTCGGCGAAAGAGCTCTTCTCCGTACGAGGCTTCAGCGACGTGTCGGTCGATGACGTCGCACGGGACGCCGGGGTCACGCGAGGAGCGGTCTACCACCACTACCGAAACAAGGTCGCACTGTTCGACGAGGTCGTCGCCCAGCTCCAAGCCGACGTCGCACGAGCTGTCGTGGCGGCCGCGCAGAGGGCGGACGCACATCCTCACGAACAGCTCAGGGCCGGGTCACACGCGTTCCTCGATGCGATCACGGACGGAGCCGCCATGCGCATTCTGCTCGTCGATGCACCAGCGGTGACCGGCTGGCAAGAGTGGCGCCGACTCGACGCGGAGAACTCGGCGACGCATCTGCGGGAGGCCCTACGTGCGGCAGGGATTCCAGAAGAGACCCTCGATGCGTCCACTGCGCAGCTCTCCGGGGCGATGAACGAGGCCGCCCTGTGGACGGCCCAACACGATGACACCGATCTGGCTCGTCAGCAGTCCCACGAGGTCCTCGACAGACTGCTCACGGCCTACGTGTCATAG
- a CDS encoding VOC family protein: protein MFVTSLYPVLMSGDVGAAASFYRDLIGFETTFESDWYVSLRLGEFELAIVAHDHSTVPAGYRELPRGVIVNLEVRDVDAVHTRLCSRTEVNVVLPVRDEDFGQRHFIVAAPDGVLLDIIQPVTPSEDYASAYVQP from the coding sequence ATGTTCGTCACCAGCCTCTATCCCGTGCTCATGTCTGGCGATGTCGGCGCCGCGGCATCCTTCTACCGCGACCTCATCGGTTTCGAGACGACCTTTGAATCCGACTGGTATGTCAGCTTGCGCTTGGGAGAGTTCGAGCTGGCGATCGTGGCTCATGATCACTCCACGGTGCCGGCGGGATATCGTGAGCTTCCGCGCGGAGTGATCGTGAACCTCGAAGTCCGCGACGTCGATGCCGTCCACACGCGGCTGTGCAGCAGAACAGAGGTGAACGTGGTGTTACCGGTTCGCGACGAGGACTTCGGTCAGCGGCACTTCATCGTTGCCGCCCCCGACGGCGTGCTCCTCGACATCATCCAGCCCGTGACCCCCAGCGAGGACTACGCGAGCGCGTATGTGCAGCCATGA
- a CDS encoding MarR family winged helix-turn-helix transcriptional regulator, whose product MSEDEEVAWRAFRRMAIAVQAGVVHDLAPSGLSEPDYDVLSTLVEAPEMTSTLHAQAQKMGWSRSRLSRHAGRMEARELIRRDPDPADGRGCLLVLAPLGLEALRGATAMHLESVRRRFADRLDSRDLDDIVRVSGKLAQAPESDL is encoded by the coding sequence TTGAGTGAGGATGAGGAAGTCGCCTGGCGTGCTTTCCGTCGCATGGCGATCGCCGTGCAGGCCGGTGTGGTGCACGACCTCGCCCCGTCGGGCCTTTCGGAGCCCGACTACGACGTGCTCAGCACCCTGGTCGAAGCGCCAGAGATGACGAGCACACTGCATGCCCAGGCGCAGAAGATGGGGTGGTCACGGAGTAGGCTCTCGCGTCACGCTGGCAGGATGGAAGCGCGCGAGTTGATTCGCCGTGACCCTGACCCGGCAGATGGTCGGGGTTGCCTGCTCGTCCTCGCCCCCCTCGGTCTCGAGGCTCTGCGTGGAGCGACGGCCATGCACTTGGAATCCGTGCGCCGCCGCTTCGCCGATCGGCTCGATTCGCGTGACCTCGACGACATCGTGCGAGTCTCTGGAAAGCTCGCCCAGGCCCCCGAGTCGGATCTATGA
- a CDS encoding bifunctional NAD(P)H-dependent oxidoreductase/GNAT family N-acetyltransferase, translating into MSTKPLRVVVLTCSTRPGAIGPAVANWLVRTVAPHAESLHVELQHVSLRDLDLPFFDEEDHPALGAYRNAHTKAWSKIVDEADGFIAVTPEYNYGMPATLKNALDYLSHEWAWKPMGFVSYGNTSAGTRSVQHAKQVITTLRLVPLGSTIALRLKDTIDSAAVRPSAHLTASANGLLEELVGLAHALKPMREAARPGIDAGPLPGSYTRPLTLDDAPHVLVLQRCCWVDEALSNETLDLAPFTETLEDVRTWLTEWETIGLWLHGRLIGMVRARRTSQTGHIGRLAVVPDLSGRGIGRWLLRHAANSLASSCDRIELSTGSRSTKNLHLYTSEGFVQRTEDREGTVELVKRS; encoded by the coding sequence ATGTCAACGAAGCCTCTGAGAGTTGTGGTCCTCACGTGCAGCACCAGGCCCGGAGCGATCGGCCCGGCGGTCGCCAATTGGCTCGTGCGAACTGTCGCCCCTCACGCTGAGTCACTCCACGTGGAGCTTCAGCACGTGTCGTTGCGCGACCTCGACCTCCCGTTCTTCGACGAGGAAGACCACCCCGCTCTCGGCGCCTATCGCAACGCGCATACCAAAGCGTGGAGCAAGATCGTCGACGAGGCGGATGGCTTCATCGCGGTCACGCCTGAATACAACTACGGCATGCCCGCAACGCTAAAGAACGCCCTCGACTACCTGAGCCATGAGTGGGCGTGGAAGCCCATGGGGTTCGTGAGTTACGGCAATACGTCGGCAGGCACCCGATCCGTCCAGCACGCGAAACAGGTGATCACGACGCTTCGTCTCGTCCCGCTCGGCTCGACCATCGCCCTGCGCCTGAAAGACACGATCGATTCGGCTGCGGTGCGGCCGAGCGCACACCTGACCGCGTCCGCGAACGGCTTGCTGGAGGAACTGGTCGGACTGGCTCACGCACTTAAGCCCATGCGGGAGGCCGCACGACCCGGTATCGACGCCGGGCCGCTGCCCGGCAGCTACACCCGTCCGTTGACTCTCGACGACGCGCCGCATGTACTGGTTCTGCAGCGATGCTGCTGGGTTGACGAGGCGTTGAGCAACGAAACGCTGGACCTCGCTCCGTTCACCGAGACCCTGGAAGACGTGCGGACCTGGCTCACCGAGTGGGAGACCATCGGACTCTGGCTCCACGGCCGCCTCATCGGAATGGTTCGCGCTCGACGCACATCGCAAACGGGGCACATCGGCAGACTCGCCGTCGTTCCAGATCTCTCTGGCCGTGGAATCGGACGCTGGCTGCTCCGGCACGCGGCGAATTCTCTCGCCAGCTCCTGCGACCGGATAGAGCTCAGCACCGGATCGCGGAGCACAAAGAACCTCCACCTATACACGAGCGAAGGATTCGTCCAGCGAACCGAGGACCGCGAAGGAACAGTAGAACTCGTCAAGCGTTCGTGA
- the istB gene encoding IS21-like element helper ATPase IstB, translated as MSVATPAAPPIPAELEQTMRQLKMPYARGIAPDVFATARAQRWEPAEVVKALLDAEIAGRSRSMLAARRKAAGFPTGKTFDSWDQSLSTIPAPTQQALRTLEWVHRRENLVICGPAGTGKTFFLEALGQHAVEQGLRVAWFRLEDLGALIRAHRVDDTVTRTVARILRADLVVVDDIGLLGVGDDAAEGLYRLVDAAYEKRSIAISSNLHPSGFDELMPKTLATATVDRLLHHAHLAQTTGESIRLAQAPRRHGGDPHDLTRRDCLTRPGPPQPGGQNSWPRMGSSTGHQRALPLAAYGQFLLAVDRRAPRARPGCAPGCRTARRSEPLAAPTRTHEPASARPRMRSPRRHHRCRRRLVPRRTDRPLSSPQMLWPQPHRVP; from the coding sequence GTGAGCGTCGCGACCCCTGCCGCCCCGCCGATCCCGGCCGAGTTGGAGCAGACCATGCGGCAGCTGAAGATGCCCTACGCCCGCGGCATCGCACCCGACGTGTTCGCGACCGCAAGGGCACAACGCTGGGAACCCGCGGAGGTTGTCAAAGCACTCCTCGACGCCGAGATCGCCGGCCGGTCCCGGTCCATGCTCGCCGCCCGCCGCAAGGCCGCCGGGTTCCCCACCGGGAAGACCTTCGACTCCTGGGACCAGTCCCTGTCGACGATCCCGGCGCCGACCCAGCAGGCGTTGCGGACCCTGGAATGGGTGCACCGGCGGGAGAACCTCGTGATCTGCGGGCCCGCCGGGACAGGGAAGACGTTCTTCCTCGAAGCGCTCGGCCAGCACGCCGTCGAACAAGGCCTCCGCGTCGCGTGGTTCCGGCTCGAGGACCTCGGCGCGCTGATCCGCGCGCACCGCGTCGACGACACCGTCACCCGCACCGTCGCCCGGATCCTCCGCGCCGACCTCGTCGTCGTTGACGACATCGGTCTACTCGGCGTCGGCGACGACGCCGCGGAAGGCCTCTACCGGCTCGTCGACGCCGCCTACGAGAAACGATCGATCGCGATCAGCTCGAACCTGCACCCCTCCGGGTTCGACGAGCTCATGCCCAAGACCCTCGCGACCGCGACCGTCGACCGGCTCCTCCACCATGCCCACCTCGCGCAGACCACCGGCGAGTCCATCCGCCTCGCGCAGGCCCCTCGCCGGCACGGGGGTGACCCCCATGACCTGACCCGGCGGGACTGCCTCACGCGGCCAGGGCCACCACAACCCGGTGGGCAGAACTCCTGGCCGCGAATGGGCAGTTCCACTGGCCACCAGCGGGCACTTCCGCTGGCCGCCTATGGGCAATTCCTACTGGCCGTTGACAGGCGCGCTCCGCGAGCACGCCCCGGCTGCGCACCTGGATGCCGTACCGCGCGGCGGTCTGAACCTCTGGCTGCGCCTACCAGAACACACGAACCTGCTTCAGCTCGCCCAAGAATGCGAAGCCCACGGCGTCATCATCGCTGCAGGCGACGACTGGTTCCCCGCCGAACCGACCGGCCGCTATCTTCGCCTCAAATGCTCTGGCCCCAACCCCACCGCGTTCCCTGA
- a CDS encoding ABC transporter permease subunit, with product MPDIDTPEGVGIVLGIGTVLLFVPALIGTTAITSEYRHGTIGTTFLLAPRRGRVLTAKLAVYTVLGLTYGTIASLSALLALMVATWIRGIPLGVDVVDLAPALIQLSLAAAAYMLLGVGIGALARSPFVAIGVVLGYFLFVEYVLMMVPGVNAIYSFLPGGATASLTSFDFLTGAIASQTALTPAAMVSPMIGAAILVAYALVAAILAVFVPLRRDPR from the coding sequence ATGCCGGACATCGACACCCCCGAAGGCGTGGGAATCGTGCTCGGCATCGGAACCGTGCTTCTGTTCGTTCCCGCGCTGATCGGGACTACTGCGATCACAAGCGAGTACCGGCACGGCACGATCGGCACGACGTTCCTCCTCGCCCCTCGACGGGGTCGAGTTCTCACGGCCAAGCTCGCCGTGTATACGGTGCTCGGCCTCACCTACGGGACGATCGCATCCCTGTCGGCCTTGCTCGCCCTGATGGTCGCAACATGGATCCGCGGCATACCGCTGGGCGTCGACGTGGTGGATCTGGCGCCGGCACTCATACAGCTCAGCCTCGCCGCTGCCGCCTACATGCTGCTCGGAGTGGGGATCGGCGCGTTGGCGCGTTCCCCGTTCGTCGCGATCGGAGTCGTGCTCGGCTACTTCCTGTTCGTCGAGTACGTCCTGATGATGGTTCCCGGCGTCAACGCAATCTACTCGTTCCTGCCGGGCGGGGCAACGGCATCGCTGACGAGTTTCGACTTCCTCACCGGCGCGATCGCGAGCCAGACAGCGCTGACACCCGCAGCGATGGTCTCACCCATGATCGGCGCCGCGATCCTCGTGGCCTACGCGCTCGTTGCGGCGATTCTCGCCGTCTTCGTTCCCCTTCGGCGAGACCCGAGGTGA
- the istA gene encoding IS21 family transposase — protein MKSDGEVMEILEAFDATGSYRAAGQLAGCSHHTVAAYVAARDAGRPVGAAARRPRVIDEFLPKVEELVEKTKGKVRADKVHEVLTSIGFEGSERSTRRAVAAVKASWRAGNRRVHRPWVTEPGLWLQYDFGDGPVVGGVKTVLFVAWLAFSRFRVVIPIRDKTLPSVFAALDRTFRAVGGAPTYVLTDNEKTVTTMHIAGVPVRNAQTVSFAAHYGVTVLTCQPADPASKGGAEASVKLAKADLVPTDANLRDQYASFGELEAACDAFMDDVNGREHRVTKRRPVEVLAEEQQRLHPVPGRAHTIAFGVSRRVGENTPMVAFENGQYSVPHLLMGAEVFVRVQGAADSERVVIVHHGIDGPVEVARHDRARPGTPRIDDAHFPAQPGVKVPGDYTIKARSTEEAEFLGIGHGAAAWLLEAAAAGTQRMNQKMREAVQLARIHGIEVVDETLGTAAAYGRFDTGDLTSILGSRITATPARAASETRSLAQGTSGWAAIGQPRGVIVPVVEIIATDEEDEL, from the coding sequence TTGAAGTCTGACGGAGAAGTCATGGAGATTCTGGAAGCGTTCGATGCGACGGGGTCGTATCGGGCTGCGGGGCAGCTCGCGGGTTGCTCTCATCACACGGTCGCCGCGTATGTCGCGGCGCGGGACGCGGGCCGGCCTGTCGGCGCTGCGGCGCGCAGGCCGCGCGTCATCGACGAGTTCCTGCCGAAGGTCGAGGAGTTGGTCGAGAAGACGAAGGGCAAGGTTCGGGCCGACAAGGTCCACGAGGTGCTGACCTCGATCGGGTTCGAAGGGTCGGAGCGGTCGACCAGGCGGGCGGTCGCTGCGGTGAAGGCGTCGTGGCGGGCGGGGAACCGTCGGGTGCATCGGCCGTGGGTCACCGAGCCGGGGCTGTGGTTGCAGTACGACTTCGGCGACGGGCCCGTGGTCGGCGGGGTGAAGACGGTGCTGTTCGTCGCCTGGCTCGCGTTCAGTCGGTTCCGGGTGGTGATCCCGATCCGCGACAAGACCCTCCCGAGCGTGTTCGCCGCGTTGGATCGGACGTTCCGGGCGGTCGGGGGCGCGCCGACGTATGTCCTCACCGACAACGAGAAGACGGTCACCACGATGCATATCGCGGGGGTCCCGGTCCGCAACGCGCAGACGGTGTCGTTCGCCGCGCATTACGGGGTCACGGTGCTGACCTGTCAGCCCGCGGACCCGGCCTCGAAGGGTGGCGCGGAAGCGTCGGTGAAGCTCGCGAAAGCGGACCTGGTGCCCACCGATGCGAACCTCCGCGACCAGTACGCCTCATTCGGCGAACTCGAGGCGGCCTGCGACGCGTTCATGGACGACGTCAACGGGCGGGAGCACCGGGTGACCAAGCGGCGCCCGGTCGAGGTGCTCGCTGAGGAGCAGCAGCGGCTGCACCCGGTCCCGGGTCGTGCTCACACCATCGCGTTCGGAGTGTCCCGGCGGGTCGGGGAGAACACGCCGATGGTCGCGTTCGAGAACGGGCAGTATTCCGTCCCGCACCTGCTGATGGGCGCGGAGGTGTTCGTCCGTGTCCAGGGCGCCGCTGACTCCGAGCGGGTCGTGATCGTCCACCACGGCATCGACGGGCCCGTCGAGGTCGCCCGACACGACCGCGCCCGCCCCGGGACCCCCAGGATCGACGACGCCCACTTCCCCGCCCAGCCGGGGGTGAAGGTTCCCGGCGACTACACGATCAAGGCCCGCAGCACCGAGGAGGCGGAGTTCCTCGGTATCGGTCACGGCGCCGCGGCCTGGCTGCTCGAGGCCGCAGCGGCCGGGACGCAGCGGATGAACCAGAAGATGCGGGAAGCCGTCCAGCTCGCCCGGATCCACGGGATCGAGGTCGTCGACGAAACCCTCGGCACCGCAGCCGCGTATGGCCGGTTCGATACCGGTGATCTCACGTCGATCCTCGGCAGCCGGATCACCGCGACGCCGGCGAGAGCGGCGTCGGAGACCCGGTCGCTCGCGCAGGGCACGTCCGGGTGGGCCGCGATCGGCCAGCCGCGGGGTGTGATCGTCCCCGTCGTCGAGATCATCGCGACGGACGAGGAGGACGAGCTGTGA